One window of Microcoleus vaginatus PCC 9802 genomic DNA carries:
- a CDS encoding phosphoribosylamine--glycine ligase → MKVLVVGNGGREHAIAKKLLESTRIKQVFCVPGNGGTATTQGCQNLSLNIDDFQGIERFVMVNNIGLVIVGPELPLSLGIADYFQQRKMMIFGPTKAGAQIESSKSWAKELMLQAGIPTPKAAVFTDAEAAKAYVLEQGTPIVIKADGLASGKGVTVATTVKMAHSAINTIFRGEFGTDNIRVVVEEFLTGQEVSILALTDGITVEPLLPAQDHKAIGEGDKGANTGGMGAYAPAPIVTPELMERIQEEILEPTLAALQKRKIDYRGVLYAGLMITPDGEPKVLEFNCRFGDPETQAVLSLLETPLEDLVLACCQQRLGEYSIRWKSGASVCVVLASGGYPGSYQKGKVITGIEEAEAKGAEVFHAGTQLKQQQLVSDGGRVLGVTATGETLEQAISKAYAAVDCIEFEGVYCRRDIGRRALGDKN, encoded by the coding sequence GTGAAAGTTTTAGTTGTGGGAAACGGAGGGCGCGAGCACGCGATCGCAAAAAAACTGCTAGAATCTACGCGGATTAAACAAGTATTCTGCGTACCGGGCAACGGCGGCACAGCTACCACCCAAGGCTGTCAAAATCTGTCGCTCAACATCGACGACTTCCAAGGCATCGAACGCTTTGTGATGGTCAACAACATCGGATTAGTCATCGTCGGCCCCGAATTGCCCCTATCGCTAGGCATCGCCGACTATTTCCAACAGCGAAAAATGATGATTTTCGGCCCCACAAAAGCCGGCGCCCAAATTGAATCCAGCAAATCCTGGGCCAAAGAATTGATGCTCCAAGCAGGCATCCCCACACCCAAAGCTGCCGTATTTACCGACGCAGAAGCAGCAAAAGCATACGTTCTGGAACAAGGAACCCCAATAGTCATCAAAGCAGACGGACTCGCATCAGGCAAAGGAGTCACCGTTGCCACCACCGTCAAAATGGCTCACAGCGCCATCAACACCATTTTCCGAGGCGAATTCGGCACCGACAACATCCGAGTCGTCGTCGAAGAATTCTTAACAGGTCAAGAAGTCTCGATTCTCGCCCTCACCGACGGCATCACAGTGGAACCGTTGTTGCCGGCCCAAGACCACAAAGCTATCGGCGAAGGCGACAAGGGAGCCAACACCGGCGGTATGGGAGCCTACGCCCCAGCGCCCATTGTCACCCCGGAACTCATGGAAAGGATTCAAGAAGAAATTCTCGAACCCACCCTCGCAGCACTGCAAAAACGCAAAATCGACTACCGGGGTGTACTCTACGCAGGTTTAATGATTACCCCCGACGGAGAACCCAAAGTCTTAGAATTCAACTGCCGTTTCGGAGATCCCGAAACTCAAGCGGTTTTGTCACTGCTGGAAACTCCTTTAGAAGACTTGGTGCTCGCCTGCTGTCAGCAGCGTCTCGGTGAATATTCTATTCGCTGGAAGTCGGGGGCCTCTGTTTGCGTAGTTTTGGCTTCTGGGGGCTATCCTGGAAGTTATCAAAAAGGCAAAGTTATTACAGGTATCGAGGAAGCTGAAGCCAAAGGAGCAGAAGTGTTTCACGCCGGCACCCAGTTGAAGCAGCAGCAGTTGGTGAGCGACGGCGGCCGGGTTTTGGGCGTCACTGCGACGGGAGAAACTTTGGAACAAGCTATCTCCAAAGCTTATGCAGCGGTTGATTGTATCGAATTTGAAGGGGTCTACTGCCGTCGGGACATCGGTCGCCGAGCTCTGGGCGATAAAAATTAG
- a CDS encoding sensor histidine kinase codes for MLAILNKIGEIIARWWSDFTLQTRLMAAATLVVSLIMSGLTFWAVNTIQQDARLNDTRYGRDLGLLLAANVAPLIAKNDRSEVARFSRQFYSSTFSVRYMLYADEAGDIFLGIPFSESEVETSLTLRRQIKLPDNFIADIEARNLTSLPLVRQHLTPDGEVTDVFVPLIHEDKYLGVLAIGINPNPAAVISSNLTRDVTLAVFVTIWVMVILGAVFNALTITQPIKQLVFGVKNIATGNFKQRVDLPLGGELGELIGSFNEMAQKLESYEEQNIEELTAEKAKLQTLVSTIADGALLLDANLQVILVNPTGKRIFGWEGKKAIGVNVLNILPSEVQQDLARPLQEIAAGDREGGEFRISMSQPVNRTIRIVLTTVILHKAPGAEPLCKSCIRHEEDTCTEPQHPVAVECTFYEQTSKHQGSGHYRESLKGIAMTVQDITREVELNEAKSNFISNVSHELRTPLFNIKSFIETLHEYGEDLLESERREFLEIANRETDRLTRLVNDVLDLSRLESCRVYHLEAVDLPQAVEQTLRTYQLNAKDKGIELEQEVDPYLPPALGHYDLLLQVFANLVGNALKFTQSGGKVAIRAYLLEPEVPTHKDGHSLNQNLSPDAKHFPVVRIEISDTGIGIDPEDQQAIFERFFRVENRVHTLEGTGLGLSIVRNIIDKHHTKINLVSEVNVGTTFWFDLAVYQPKQTLEMENSLPVEATVESETSSSHLISIPVAPE; via the coding sequence ATGCTGGCCATACTAAACAAAATCGGAGAAATTATTGCCCGCTGGTGGTCGGATTTTACCCTCCAGACCCGCCTGATGGCCGCTGCTACCCTCGTAGTGTCGTTAATTATGAGTGGCCTCACATTCTGGGCCGTGAATACTATCCAGCAAGACGCCCGACTTAACGATACTCGCTACGGCCGCGACCTCGGCCTGCTGTTGGCGGCAAATGTGGCGCCGCTGATTGCCAAAAACGATCGCTCCGAAGTAGCCCGCTTTTCTCGCCAATTTTACAGCAGCACCTTCAGTGTCCGCTATATGCTTTACGCAGACGAAGCGGGGGATATTTTCCTGGGGATACCCTTTTCCGAATCCGAGGTGGAAACTTCCCTGACGCTGCGCCGCCAGATCAAACTTCCCGATAATTTTATCGCCGATATTGAGGCGAGAAATTTAACTTCTTTGCCTTTGGTGCGGCAGCACTTGACGCCAGATGGAGAAGTTACCGATGTATTTGTGCCGTTAATTCATGAAGACAAATATTTGGGAGTTTTGGCGATCGGCATTAACCCAAATCCCGCAGCAGTTATCTCTTCAAATCTGACTAGGGATGTCACTTTAGCAGTATTTGTCACTATTTGGGTGATGGTAATTTTGGGAGCTGTATTTAATGCCCTGACAATTACTCAGCCGATCAAACAATTAGTCTTCGGGGTCAAAAACATTGCCACCGGTAATTTTAAGCAGCGAGTTGACCTGCCTTTAGGGGGAGAATTGGGCGAGTTAATCGGCAGTTTTAATGAAATGGCCCAGAAACTCGAAAGTTATGAAGAACAAAATATTGAAGAGCTGACAGCAGAAAAAGCTAAGTTACAAACTTTGGTATCAACGATTGCTGATGGCGCGCTTTTATTAGACGCAAACTTGCAGGTGATTTTAGTTAATCCGACAGGGAAGCGGATTTTTGGATGGGAAGGCAAAAAGGCGATCGGAGTAAATGTCCTGAACATTTTGCCTTCGGAAGTGCAGCAGGACTTGGCTAGACCTTTGCAGGAAATAGCTGCGGGCGATCGCGAAGGCGGCGAATTTCGCATCTCGATGAGCCAACCCGTTAACCGTACAATTCGGATTGTTTTAACTACTGTCATTCTGCACAAAGCGCCAGGGGCGGAACCGCTGTGCAAAAGCTGCATCCGCCATGAGGAAGATACCTGTACCGAACCACAACACCCGGTAGCTGTAGAGTGTACTTTCTACGAGCAAACCTCGAAGCATCAAGGTTCTGGACATTACCGGGAAAGTCTCAAAGGCATTGCAATGACTGTGCAGGACATCACTCGGGAAGTAGAACTAAATGAGGCTAAAAGCAATTTTATCAGCAATGTTTCTCACGAATTGAGAACACCTTTATTTAATATCAAATCTTTTATCGAGACTCTCCACGAGTACGGAGAAGACCTTCTAGAAAGCGAGCGCAGGGAATTCCTAGAAATTGCCAATCGAGAAACCGATCGACTAACTCGTTTAGTTAACGACGTGTTAGACTTGTCGCGACTGGAATCCTGCCGAGTTTATCACTTGGAGGCTGTTGACCTCCCGCAAGCTGTGGAACAAACCCTGCGGACTTATCAGTTAAATGCTAAGGATAAAGGCATTGAATTAGAGCAAGAAGTTGACCCGTATTTGCCACCTGCTTTAGGTCATTACGATTTGTTACTGCAAGTATTTGCAAATTTAGTAGGAAATGCCTTAAAATTTACTCAGTCCGGCGGCAAGGTGGCCATTCGAGCGTATTTGCTAGAGCCGGAGGTGCCCACCCACAAAGACGGTCACTCCCTCAACCAAAACTTGTCACCGGATGCCAAACATTTTCCGGTAGTGCGGATCGAAATTTCTGATACTGGAATTGGCATAGATCCTGAAGACCAACAAGCAATATTCGAGCGCTTTTTCCGGGTAGAAAACCGAGTACACACTTTAGAAGGAACGGGATTAGGTCTTTCTATTGTCAGAAACATTATTGACAAGCACCACACTAAAATTAATTTAGTTAGCGAAGTTAATGTGGGTACGACTTTCTGGTTCGACTTGGCAGTTTATCAGCCGAAACAAACACTAGAGATGGAAAATTCTTTGCCCGTAGAAGCAACTGTGGAGAGTGAAACAAGTTCGAGTCATCTTATATCGATTCCGGTTGCACCGGAATGA
- a CDS encoding S1 RNA-binding domain-containing protein, which translates to MNSKSTGSQSAKASFSMDDFAKALEQHNYEFQKGQVVRGKVFEYDSNGAYVDIGGKSSAFLPIEEAALRTVTDLSEVVPLDEERDFLIIREQDADGQVTLSLRQLQIQQAWEDLIDLQETGKVLQVRVSGANKGGVTVDVQGMRGFIPRSHLVERDNLESLIGQSLSVNFLEVDREREKLVLSQRMATQSNAFKDLQIGQLVEGKVSSIKPFGVFVDLEGVSGLLHIKQVSQKYIDNLGKVFAPGQPLKAIVLDLDESRGRISLSTRVLENYPGEMVDKMADVMDTAEERSERARKTLS; encoded by the coding sequence ATGAATTCCAAATCTACAGGTTCTCAAAGCGCAAAAGCATCCTTTTCAATGGATGATTTTGCTAAAGCCCTCGAACAGCACAATTATGAGTTCCAGAAGGGACAAGTAGTGCGCGGCAAAGTGTTCGAGTACGACTCAAACGGCGCGTATGTTGATATCGGCGGCAAGTCTTCGGCTTTTTTGCCGATCGAAGAGGCTGCTTTGAGAACAGTAACGGATTTGTCGGAAGTGGTTCCGCTGGACGAGGAACGGGACTTTTTGATTATCCGCGAACAAGATGCAGATGGCCAAGTTACCTTGTCTCTGCGGCAGTTACAAATTCAGCAAGCTTGGGAAGATTTAATTGATTTGCAGGAAACCGGTAAAGTTCTTCAGGTGCGGGTTTCTGGGGCAAATAAGGGCGGCGTGACAGTAGATGTTCAGGGAATGCGCGGTTTTATTCCCCGATCGCACTTAGTGGAACGCGATAACCTAGAATCGCTGATCGGTCAATCTTTGAGCGTTAATTTTTTGGAGGTCGATCGCGAACGAGAAAAACTCGTACTTTCCCAGCGGATGGCCACTCAATCGAATGCCTTCAAGGATTTGCAAATTGGTCAGTTGGTGGAAGGAAAAGTCAGCAGCATCAAGCCTTTTGGCGTGTTTGTGGACTTGGAAGGAGTTAGCGGTTTGCTGCACATCAAGCAAGTTAGCCAAAAATATATTGATAACCTTGGAAAGGTGTTTGCTCCCGGTCAACCCCTGAAAGCGATCGTGCTTGACCTCGATGAAAGTCGTGGCCGGATTTCACTTTCTACTCGGGTACTGGAAAATTATCCTGGGGAAATGGTGGATAAAATGGCGGATGTTATGGATACCGCAGAAGAGCGATCGGAACGTGCTCGAAAGACTCTTTCTTAA
- a CDS encoding dienelactone hydrolase family protein, which translates to MTKAEISTKNITVPNGDLQIAAYLAQPASPGQFPAVIVIQEIFGVNSHIREVTERIAKEGYVAIAPAIYQRQAPGFETGYTPEAIQIGREYKEKTTASELLGDIQATIDYLKTLPSVKPEGFGCIGFCFGGHVAYLAATLPEIKATASFYGAGIATQTPGGGTPTIARTADIKGTLYAFFGTQDPSIPLEQVDQIAAELQKHSISHQIFRYNADHGFFCDHRGSYDATAAADSWVQVKQLFHQQLQPA; encoded by the coding sequence ATGACAAAAGCCGAAATTAGCACCAAAAACATCACAGTTCCTAACGGGGATTTGCAAATAGCTGCATACCTAGCCCAGCCAGCCTCCCCAGGACAATTTCCCGCAGTTATCGTAATTCAAGAAATCTTTGGCGTCAACTCGCACATCCGTGAAGTTACTGAAAGAATAGCAAAAGAAGGATATGTGGCGATCGCCCCAGCCATTTACCAGCGTCAAGCCCCCGGCTTTGAAACCGGCTACACACCCGAAGCCATCCAAATCGGCAGAGAATACAAAGAAAAAACCACAGCTTCCGAACTTCTCGGCGATATCCAAGCCACCATCGATTACCTCAAAACTCTACCCTCTGTCAAACCAGAAGGTTTTGGCTGCATCGGTTTCTGCTTTGGAGGACACGTCGCCTACCTCGCAGCTACTTTGCCCGAAATCAAGGCTACAGCCTCGTTCTACGGCGCCGGTATCGCCACCCAAACCCCCGGCGGCGGAACCCCCACCATCGCCCGCACAGCAGACATTAAAGGCACTCTCTACGCCTTTTTTGGCACTCAAGACCCCAGCATTCCCTTAGAACAAGTTGACCAAATCGCCGCAGAATTGCAAAAACACAGTATTTCTCACCAAATTTTCCGCTACAATGCCGATCACGGCTTCTTCTGCGACCACCGCGGCAGTTACGACGCTACGGCAGCAGCCGACTCGTGGGTGCAGGTGAAGCAGCTATTTCATCAGCAACTTCAACCAGCTTAG
- a CDS encoding glycosyltransferase, whose translation MQIIVEGWRFIYHSYCVANQFQLLEMLDRPRSQIELFHRDMPYIDAAWETKISLFDRPNETLLRSIKSPAVNQSADVTLRMYCPWDFSASSSAQTWVFAATEWGIVTSSVLQAMGVKSIAHTPVNSETKIITPSAWSKAGLIRSGVEADRIAVVPLGVDPQIYYPAAGDRRQSLRQSFGWSNYFIFLNIGGQTDRKGIRPLLKAFAAVVDKYPDARLVLKGSELLYPSRDEIAEACRVVLNDAERARVLPRLIYTGSQLSFAQIAEFYQAADVYVSPYLAEGFNLPVLEAAACGLPVICTAGGPTDDFTRSNFAQRIESKFTAVVSDGETLFILAPEWEHLTDLMQGAIEQPGIAAKARVAGPAFVAENFTWRRVVDRLLEVMGGDKKREEKSIFEPIIL comes from the coding sequence TTGCAGATTATTGTTGAAGGCTGGCGTTTTATTTATCATTCCTATTGCGTAGCCAATCAATTTCAACTGCTGGAAATGCTCGATCGCCCGCGAAGCCAAATTGAGCTTTTCCACCGCGATATGCCTTACATTGACGCAGCTTGGGAGACGAAAATTAGTTTGTTCGATCGCCCAAATGAAACATTACTTCGCAGCATTAAGAGCCCTGCGGTAAATCAGTCAGCCGATGTTACCCTGCGAATGTACTGCCCGTGGGACTTCTCGGCATCCAGCAGCGCTCAAACTTGGGTATTTGCAGCCACAGAATGGGGGATTGTTACCAGTTCAGTATTACAGGCGATGGGTGTTAAGTCGATCGCCCACACCCCCGTTAACTCAGAAACGAAAATTATTACACCTTCAGCTTGGTCAAAAGCCGGCTTAATTCGCAGCGGAGTTGAGGCCGATCGCATTGCCGTTGTACCTTTGGGAGTCGATCCTCAGATTTATTATCCTGCTGCGGGCGATCGGCGTCAATCGCTGCGCCAAAGCTTCGGCTGGTCAAACTATTTTATATTTTTAAACATTGGAGGGCAAACGGATCGCAAAGGTATTCGCCCTTTATTAAAAGCCTTCGCTGCGGTAGTTGACAAATATCCAGATGCGAGATTAGTTTTAAAAGGTTCAGAACTGCTTTATCCGTCGAGAGACGAGATTGCTGAAGCCTGCCGAGTTGTGCTCAACGATGCGGAAAGAGCGAGGGTTTTACCAAGATTAATTTATACTGGTAGCCAGCTATCTTTTGCTCAAATAGCAGAGTTTTACCAAGCAGCAGATGTTTATGTTTCTCCCTATTTGGCAGAAGGTTTTAATCTGCCGGTGTTGGAAGCTGCAGCTTGTGGTTTGCCGGTTATTTGCACTGCGGGCGGCCCTACGGATGATTTTACGCGATCGAACTTTGCACAGCGGATCGAAAGTAAATTTACGGCTGTGGTGAGTGACGGGGAAACCTTATTTATCTTAGCTCCTGAGTGGGAACATTTGACTGATTTGATGCAAGGGGCGATCGAACAGCCTGGAATCGCTGCGAAAGCGAGGGTTGCGGGCCCGGCTTTTGTGGCTGAAAATTTTACTTGGAGGCGTGTAGTCGATCGATTGCTTGAGGTTATGGGAGGAGATAAAAAGAGAGAGGAGAAGTCTATTTTTGAGCCAATTATTTTGTAG
- a CDS encoding DUF4101 domain-containing protein: MLIPLDYYRILGLPIQATAEQLQQAHRDRTLQLPRREYSEVAIVARKQLLDEACAVLSDSEGRKAYDASFLAKTYDRESEAAQEAKHQRSKTSAGTATFLQDTGETAPPESKALEAAPDPHTPSIEIDDNQFVGALLILQELGEYELVQKLGRPYLNNGSIAIAEGRFGDPQLVRPDIVLTVSLACLELGREQWQQGQYENAAKSLEAGQELLLRESLFASVRGEMQADIYKLRPYNILELLSLPEEKVAERRRGLQILREMLQERGGIDGSGDDRSGLGIEDFLRFVQQMRKHLTSSEQQALFEAEAGRPSAVATYLSVYTLLAQGFAARQPSMIRRAKLMLMQLGRRQDVHLEKAVCSLLLGQTEEASRALELSSEKEPLAFIREHSQDSPDLLPGLCLYAEHWLQEEVFPHFRDLANESVSLKDYFADPKVQAYLEALPQDAETANEWVVVQPRSGKLPGRLQPTAGRSPAAIPAQPPTAKQGASTVTLTPVSGEASTAASGAKSQATVAAPSAVAPVSIPIATVPHPADSTSKQRRRQHSGRSGATGNGLKGDLADRARTKAAELTAQVKSMPPKRLALFLVAGVLSLLLLWLILSLLASAMQALSGPSLRGEQALVRLEEPPLEIPALTAAPEPSAAGAVSGEITEESAEQIVQSWLSAKAAALGPNHTVEELKQVLTEPALSRWQLMAEAQQRNNAHQRYVHKLQVNGVKTNPTNPDRAQVEAQVGEKAEVFDRSQLVSSRNENLRVRYDLIRQEGQWRIMDWQVIK, encoded by the coding sequence ATGTTAATTCCACTAGATTACTACCGGATTTTGGGTCTACCGATTCAAGCTACTGCCGAACAGTTGCAGCAGGCTCACCGCGATCGAACTTTACAACTTCCGCGCAGGGAGTATTCCGAAGTTGCGATCGTCGCCCGCAAACAACTGCTCGATGAAGCCTGCGCCGTTCTGTCAGACTCAGAGGGGCGCAAAGCTTACGATGCCAGTTTTTTAGCCAAAACTTACGATCGAGAGTCGGAAGCCGCACAGGAAGCCAAGCACCAGAGGTCAAAAACCTCAGCCGGCACGGCCACCTTCCTGCAAGACACAGGAGAAACCGCTCCGCCAGAGTCCAAGGCTTTAGAGGCAGCTCCCGACCCCCACACTCCAAGTATTGAAATCGATGACAACCAATTCGTAGGAGCCCTGCTCATACTGCAAGAACTGGGGGAATACGAACTCGTACAGAAGCTGGGTCGCCCGTATCTTAACAATGGCAGCATCGCGATCGCAGAAGGTCGTTTCGGCGACCCTCAGCTCGTGAGGCCAGATATAGTTTTAACCGTCAGCCTTGCCTGTCTAGAACTCGGCCGCGAACAGTGGCAGCAAGGTCAGTACGAAAATGCCGCAAAATCATTAGAAGCAGGTCAAGAATTGCTGCTGCGCGAAAGCCTATTTGCAAGCGTGAGGGGTGAAATGCAAGCCGATATATACAAACTCCGTCCGTACAACATTTTAGAGCTATTATCACTCCCTGAAGAAAAAGTCGCCGAGCGTCGCCGGGGACTGCAAATCCTGCGAGAAATGCTTCAAGAACGAGGCGGTATCGACGGTTCGGGAGATGATCGATCGGGTTTAGGAATAGAAGATTTCCTCCGGTTCGTGCAGCAAATGCGTAAACACCTAACCAGCAGCGAGCAGCAGGCGCTCTTTGAAGCCGAAGCCGGCCGCCCCTCTGCAGTCGCCACTTACCTCTCGGTCTACACCCTGTTAGCCCAAGGATTTGCCGCCAGACAGCCATCAATGATCCGTCGCGCCAAGCTGATGCTGATGCAGCTCGGTCGTCGCCAAGACGTTCACCTGGAAAAAGCCGTCTGTTCCCTGCTGCTGGGCCAGACAGAAGAAGCCAGCAGAGCCCTCGAACTCAGTTCGGAAAAAGAACCCCTGGCCTTCATTCGCGAACATTCCCAAGATTCACCCGACTTGTTGCCCGGACTGTGCTTGTACGCCGAACACTGGCTACAAGAAGAAGTGTTTCCCCACTTCCGCGACTTGGCCAACGAGTCAGTGTCCTTGAAAGACTACTTTGCCGACCCGAAAGTACAAGCTTACCTAGAAGCTTTGCCGCAGGACGCAGAAACCGCCAACGAATGGGTCGTCGTGCAGCCCCGCTCCGGCAAGCTCCCAGGGCGACTGCAACCGACAGCAGGCCGATCGCCCGCTGCCATACCCGCACAGCCACCCACAGCCAAGCAGGGAGCCAGTACCGTCACCTTGACCCCCGTATCGGGCGAGGCTTCCACCGCAGCCTCGGGCGCTAAATCCCAGGCAACGGTGGCCGCGCCGAGCGCTGTTGCCCCCGTCTCTATCCCGATAGCTACAGTGCCACACCCTGCAGACTCGACTTCCAAACAACGCAGACGCCAACATTCAGGGCGCAGCGGAGCAACCGGCAATGGGCTAAAGGGCGATTTGGCCGATCGGGCGCGCACCAAGGCAGCAGAACTTACCGCCCAAGTCAAGTCCATGCCTCCAAAGAGGCTGGCTTTGTTTCTAGTCGCAGGTGTCCTGAGCCTGTTACTCCTGTGGTTAATACTCAGTCTGTTGGCTAGCGCGATGCAAGCCCTATCGGGTCCCTCTCTCCGAGGAGAGCAAGCCCTCGTCCGCCTGGAAGAACCGCCCCTAGAAATCCCTGCCTTGACCGCGGCCCCAGAGCCGAGCGCGGCAGGCGCAGTGTCGGGAGAAATCACTGAGGAATCAGCGGAACAAATAGTTCAAAGCTGGCTGTCGGCGAAAGCAGCCGCTTTGGGCCCCAACCACACTGTCGAAGAATTAAAGCAAGTTCTGACAGAACCGGCTTTGTCTCGCTGGCAATTGATGGCAGAAGCTCAACAGCGAAACAACGCGCACCAGCGTTATGTACACAAGCTGCAAGTTAATGGAGTTAAGACGAATCCGACTAATCCCGATCGCGCCCAAGTAGAAGCCCAAGTAGGGGAAAAAGCCGAGGTGTTCGATCGTTCTCAGCTCGTTTCTTCCCGCAATGAAAACCTGCGGGTGCGCTACGACTTGATCCGTCAAGAGGGACAGTGGCGGATTATGGATTGGCAAGTGATTAAGTAA